The Scyliorhinus torazame isolate Kashiwa2021f chromosome X, sScyTor2.1, whole genome shotgun sequence genome has a segment encoding these proteins:
- the LOC140405420 gene encoding uncharacterized protein has translation MPPLASVRTERNVNSRRQNEPIPYILQDSTNRGDPHHRKGHSDPRAGMSGKVATGKDVNAPRDAGHWDRGGLEDLEMWESKEKRDVCYMRPQEAWESGMNLGRGWGSPEQFKRPLGYQQKHIRRPLPLLYEPIYEEWEPLYIRDLPQSPPLNQPANSTQAEVYPFSKEHWTRDHSPHREAAYLSDYRQLGPQTEPSERRILPSPSSFEGKGYKERPLKPPSYKMYLQMKVRADQERKVAQLENHQRNVQKSPAPVQKTPSFPGHYEMPQYVRQQALGRERKPQGGYGVSGSNVKAAFPARNPDPFDGGRDRIYPPASELGFKPPQEGFANMPADRRNCSQVSRNEKMGQVHQERKCIDPERFGALVTERDPGTSYGGWRTMGAYLSPGVTQRPGDVSLPLYHTSGKSAKEKPRRSDLKHGGMKASNPHIESDGWLRDEDLENQARSRMKGDVLRSKRGEVVFCLISRPDCTQKAQDPRSHTLPKVGRTSDVPSWPDGLEPPRMTQRERRFDELQGSNSANLEARRPPDCVEAHPSPSRQEFHPDTMKYRSADHDIETHGWRNLNYTSNSDHNFSAGNKQALGDRTRQQFAPGDGEGMTRWRDPEDAMRKETFDQRSAEWSVRGLQVAAQEGAQWDRGRGREEMGLVSPSNRCGPDGIGHDRIVSALEWKVLGKARSVKRQAWDVSLDGEQHFGGKRLTVANQQRERKLPEWKEPLHSSVRTANRFNREDVTHDGVFIIDASAAIVKVEYIPSPKKERVRFSSPIEVEGFTASPEQDTLPDSRKAVEWSATGDASERVRGIVQGMLPSRETTGSQSNSRDSESTKRDLETKEDPTPPPKVKESMEKRASRILGLPNVDTDSRELLVETGPVPEETHSDVTGEHPTEKRSGQWIADRVDGFESKIGCDGQKDPEPATIGASQPLGVAPDLLDEARFNGETGDKTPIPEESQTQQELSEDETSLAPVAPGPSAEDEEDLERPDLWKVGEQGSEPAAQDLHDMVFESVSRIRRHTAPDSESDGEEVGQPFTPDKGEEGEVLPPSSGGSSASSDTVIMCNQAGQSEEALDTMDGESDVSAPEQEGKAASPQENIDDQKVQQLVDTVSRTQQHQEMEAEEFSTRETLLKELSEDQGESLPGDGSATSTNLVEPPSGAGSPECAQKALQTTDNESNSDTEIDGSDSAGEGLPSALAR, from the exons ATGCCACCTCTGGCCTCGGTGAGAACGGAGAGAAATGTCAACTCCAGGAGGCAGAACGAGCCGATTCCGTACATTTTGCAGGATTCCACGAATCGAGGGGACCCGCACCACAGAAAGGGACACAGCGACCCACGGGCCGGCATGTCCGGCAAAGTAGCGACGGGCAAAGACGTGAATGCGCCCAGGGACGCGGGGCACTGGGACAGGGGGGGCCTGGAAGACCTGGAAATGTGGGAGTCGAAAGAGAAAAGGGACGTGTGCTACATGAGGCCGCAGGAGGCATGGGAAAGCGGCATGAACTTGGGAAGAGGCTGGGGTTCCCCCGAGCAGTTCAAAAGGCCACTGGGCTATCAGCAAAAGCACATTCGTCGACCTCTGCCTCTACTGTATGAGCCAATCTATGAGGAATGGGAGCCCCTCTACATAAGGGATTTGCCCCAATCACCTCCCCTCAACCAACCCGCCAATTCCACACAGGCTGAAGTTTATCCATTTTCTAAAGAGCATTGGACAAgagaccactctccccacagagaaGCTGCCTATCTATCGGACTACAGACAGCTTGGCCCCCAGACAGAGCCATCAGAAAGGAGAATTCTTCCATCGCCCAGTAGTTTCGAAGGCAAGGGCTACAAAGAACGCCCCCTGAAACCTCCAAGCTACAAGATGTACTTGCAGATGAAAGTGAGAGCGGATCAGGAGAGGAAAGTTGCACAGTTGGAGAACCACCAGAGGAATGTGCAGAAAAGTCCAGCTCCTGTTCAAAAGACTCCCAGCTTTCCAGGCCATTATGAGATGCCTCAATATGTCCGCCAGCAAGCATTGGGGCGAGAGAGAAAACCTCAGGGCGGCTATGGTGTTTCCGGGTCAAATGTGAAAGCCGCATTTCCAGCCAGAAATCCGGACCCATTTGATGGCGGACGAGACCGAATTTATCCCCCAGCTTCAGAACTAGGATTTAAACCTCCTCAGGAAGGCTTTGCAAACATGCCTGCCGACAGACGCAATTGTTCCCAAGTTAGTAGAAATGAGAAAATGGGCCAGGTGCATCAGGAGAGAAAATGTATCGATCCTGAACGTTTTGGTGCACTGGTGACTGAACGGGATCCTGGCACCAGTTATGGTGGCTGGCGCACCATGGGGGCATACCTATCTCCCGGAGTTACACAGCGCCCAGGAGATGTGAGCCTCCCACTTTATCACACGTCTGGAAAAAGCGCCAAGGAAAAACCGAGACGATCTGATCTCAAACACGGAGGTATGAAAGCGTCAAATCCACATATTGAATCGGACGGTTGGCTCCGAGACGAGGATCTAGAGAACCAGGCGAGGAGCAGGATGAAGGGGGATGTCCTTCGAAGTAAAAGAGGTGAAGTTGTCTTCTGTCTGATCTCGAGGCCCGATTGCACTCAGAAGGCCCAGGACCCCAGGTCACATACACTGCCCAAAGTTGGCAGGACGTCAGATGTGCCAAGCTGGCCAGATGGGCTTGAGCCACCCCGGATGACCCAGCGTGAGAGACGCTTTGATGAGCTTCAAGGTTCGAACTCTGCCAACCTGGAGGCAAGAAGGCCTCCAGATTGTGTGGAAGCACACCCTTCCCCAAGCAGGCAGGAGTTTCATCCAGACACGATGAAATATAGAAGCGCCGACCACGATATTGAGACACATGGCTGGCGGAATCTGAATTATACTTCAAATTCAGACCACAACTTCAGTGCGGGCAATAAGCAGGCACTTGGAGACAGAACGAGACAGCAGTTTGCTCCTGGAGATGGGGAAGGAATGACAAGGTGGAGAGACCCTGAGGACGCAATGAGGAAAGAGACATTTGATCAAAGGAGCGCTGAATGGTCAGTGAGGGGCTTGCAGGTGGCGGCGCAAGAGGGTGCCCAGTGGGACAGAGGCCGCGGGAGAGAGGAAATGGGGCTGGTGTCACCCAGTAATCGATGTGGGCCAGACGGCATTGGGCATGACAGGATAGTGTCGGCTTTGGAATGGAAGGTACTTGGGAAGGCCCGGTCTGTGAAGAGACAGGCTTGGGATGTTTCGCTGGACGGTGAGCAACACTTTGGCGGCAAACGGCTCACCGTAGCGAATCAGCAGAGAGAAAGGAAGCTTCCAGAATGGAAGGAGCCATTGCACTCCTCAGTGAGGACAGCCAATCGGTTCAACCGTGAAGACGTGACACACGATGGGGTATTCATTATCGACGCCAGCGCTGCAATCGTTAAAGTGGAATACATTCCTTCGCCAAAGAAAGAACGTGTGAGATTCTCATCCCCGATAGAAGTTGAAGGTTTCACAGCTTCCCCTGAACAGGACACCCTCCCTGACAGCAGGAAGGCCGTTGAGTGGAGTGCAACGGGAGAcgcaagtgagagagtgagagggatagtccAAGGAATGTTGCCATCGAGAGAAACCACTGGCAGCCAATCTAATAGCAGAGATTCCGAGAGCACGAAGAGGGACCTGGAGACGAAGGAAGATCCAACGCCCCCTCCCAAAGTGAAGGAAAGCATGGAGAAAAGGGCCAGTCGTATACTGGGTCTTCCCAATGTGGACACCGATTCCAGGGAACTTCTGGTGGAGACGGGGCCTGTGCCAGAGGAGACGCACAGTGACGTGACTGGGGAGCATCCCACAGAGAAGAGGTCAGGACAGTGGATTGCTGACCGTGTGGATGGGTTTGAGAGCAAGATAGGCTGTGATGGGCAGAAAGATCCCGAACCAGCAACGATTGGCGCCTCGCAGCCGCTTGGCGTTGCCCCTGACTTACTGGATGAGGCGAGGTTCAATGGAGAGACCGGTGATAAGACCCCTATCCCTGAGGAGAGTCAaacacagcaagaactatcagaAGACGAAACCTCCTTGGCCCCTGTGGCACCCGGGCCCAGTGCAGAGGATGAGGAAGACTTGGAGCGCCCAGACCTTTGGAAGGTTGGCGAGCAGGGATCTGAGCCAGCTGCTCAGGATCTGCACGACATGGTGTTTGAGTCGGTTTCCCGGATCCGTCGCCACACGGCTCCCGATTCGGAGTCGGATGGTGAAGAGGTGGGGCAGCCCTTCACCCCAGACAAGGGTGAAGAGGGCGAGGTGCTGCCTCCGAGCAGCGGGGGCAGTAGCGCCTCCTCAGACACTGTGATCATGTGCAACCAGGCAGGCCAGAGTGAGGAAGCTCTGGATACAATGGACGGGGAAAGCGACGTCTCCGCTCCAGAACAGGAAGGAAAGGCAGCGAGCCCGCAGGAAAACATTGACGATCAGAAGGTGCAACAGTTGGTAGATACAGTCTCCAGGACACAGCAACACCAGGAGATGGAAGCAGAAGAATTCTCCACACGAGAGACCTTGCTGAAGGAGCTGTCAGAGGACCAGGGGGAAAGTCTGCCAGGCGATGGCAGTGCCACAAGTACCAACCTCGTAGAGCCACCCAGTGGTGCTGGGAGTCCGGAATGTGCCCAGAAGGCGCTTCAAACAACAGACAACGAGAGCAACTCTGACACTGAAATAGATGGAAGTGACTCTGCAG GGGAAGGGCTGCCAAGCGCACTGGCGAGGTAG